In one Halichondria panicea chromosome 4, odHalPani1.1, whole genome shotgun sequence genomic region, the following are encoded:
- the LOC135334770 gene encoding sushi, von Willebrand factor type A, EGF and pentraxin domain-containing protein 1-like produces the protein MYAAMAMSIGGAVLMMLIATGAMVSGQQIWFTLGSTTITTNNTEILITDIGEGAGLPSLFCRTIFTNCCRNVAENGGMGALGQWTFPDGSVVLRNGASGDAGDQFYINRNAPQLIRLNRRQNVNPLTPTGSYCCTVPTTGGVEMTLCANLVLCPSLTLTDGVISYSDPTLGRDTVATHTCEAGSALTTDLTTRTCGVTGDWSGSPLVCAGTACPDLTDLHNGVISYNTVSVNGYRRVTAVATHTCDTGFTLTNGTSVRTCTAGAWDGSEPTCTTVNCGAPPTISDGSRTLAGTTFGEMATYTCTTSGFSISGSATITCQANGSWEPEPACTMDPIDCGTPPPVSNGSPGAPSPDTMLNGVVTYTCVTGYEVSTGATTAQATCVASGVWETVPTCSPVNCGAPPTISDGSRSLAGTTFGEMATYTCTTSGFSISGSATITCQANGSWEPEPACTMDPIDCGTPPSVSNGSPGAPSPDTMLNGMVTYTCDTGYEVSTGVTTAMATCMASGVWETVPTCSLVDCGAPPTISDGSRTIAGTTFGEMATYTCTTSGFSISGSATITCQANGSWEPEPACTMDSIDCGTPPSVSNGSPGAPSPDTMLNGMVTYTCDTGYEVSTGVTTAMATCMASGTWGPLPTCSRVSCGVPPPGTNASPGTPTSTVYQGTMTYTCDTGYQVSNGITTATATCVANRMWEPVPTCSPVDCGAPPPVTNASPGAPTSTILGGTLLYTCVSGYEVSTGVTTAMATCMASGTWGSLPNCSPVNCGAPSTISDGSRSLAGTTFGEMATYTCTTSGFSISGSATITCQANGSWEPEPACTMDPIDCGTPPSVSNGSPGAPSPDTMLNGVVTYTCDTGYEVSTGVTTAMVTCMASGTWGPLPTCSRVSCGVPPPGTNASPGTPTSTVYQGTVTYTCDTGYQVSNGITTATATCMANRMWEPVPTCSPVDCGAPPPVTNASPGAPTSTILGGTLLYTCVSGYEVSTGVTTAMATCMASGTWGSLPNCSPVNCGAPSTISDGSRSLAGTTFGEMATYTCTTSGFSISGSATITCQANGSWEPEPACTMDPIDCGIPPSVSNGSPGAPSPDTMLNGVVTYTCVSGYEVSTGVTTAMVTCMASGTWGPLPTCSRVSCGVPPPGTNASPGTPTSTVYQGTLTYTCDTGYQVSNGITTTTATCMANRMWEPVPTCSPVDCGAPPPVTNASPGAPTSTILGGTLLYTCVSGYEVSTGVTTAMATCMASGTWGSLPNCSPVDCGEAPSVSNASPGAPSPDTTLGGMVTYTCTSGVLVGGATVTCEASGDWSTTPTCLDAPPPEVLTGVPVREERCGQVSSITCTASVIDNFVATPTFVWRGPGEDIVDSDNILNLTSMMTGGEYTCMACVNVPQVNIINLCTNSTITIQDTTPQPVSDVMCSSLSPSTLSVSWSPPTNPVLSYQVEVKEYSKVAVGNIVSLSTPFDSENVITTTTVEGLVPSTRYLVSVEAVSGVGCSAVTEIDCYTEQTQPPVITGVTADRLNGTSMNVSWTSLNKAQSNGFIQSYIVTYSVATATPNRKRQGPQQVTVSSDKSSTIIGGLDPGSEYSVGVSASGAGGTSDSSPLMVSPTISPITSVLFQLRLTNIPSCPDWVDQNGRIEAVTEALVSEIQGVCQCSFALSDIQEPSFQCFPESNQAVTFRAITTSTFIGDISRWIADDGLLRVQRVFIRVDKTCQVEISSFEDTECNTIPVGSESSAAVIGGVVGGVVIVLIIAVTITVIVIAVLVFKSRREKLTVHRTTKRALPPVSLKGVVSTGEIKPYEIIEMGDHEYEEVSKFQKPSGGEYEMVGGPSAGYENRAAIMATKQISPPPPPPPQPSQPSQQETVDAGGDFEVTECIAYSTTTHGPPPPSTTSGDPLYAN, from the exons ATGTATGCAGCCATGGCCATGAGTATTGGTGGTGCAGTACTGATGATGCTGATAGCTACTGGAGCAATGGTCTCTGGACAGCAAA TTTGGTTCACCCTGGGATCAACCACCATCACTACTAACAATACTGAGATCCTCATCACTGACATTGGAGAGGGTGCTGGTCTCCCTTCTCTCTTCTGTCGTACTATCTTCACTAACTGCTGTAGAAATGTTGCTGAGAACGGTGGTATGGGAGCACTAGGACAGTGGACCTTTCCTGATGGAAGTGTGGTACTGAGGAATGGTGCCTCAGGGGATGCTGGAGATCAGTTCTACATAAACAGGAATGCACCTCAGCTCATCAGACTAAACCGTAGACAGAATGTCAACCCCCTCACTCCAACCGGgtcctactgttgtactgtaccaactacTGGAGGAGTAGAGATGACCCTCTGTGCTAACCTGG TTCTGTGCCCCTCCCTCACACTGACGGATGGAGTGATCTCCTACTCTGACCCAACACTGGGTagggacactgtggccactcaCACCTGTGAGGCTGGGTCTGCCCTCACCACTGACCTCACTACCAGGACCTGTGGAGTGACTGGTGACTGGTCCGGGTCACCTCTGGTGTGTGCAG GGACTGCCTGTCCAGACCTCACTGATCTACACAATGGAGTGATCAGCTACAACACTGTATCAGTTAATGGCTACAGACGAGTTACTGCTGTGGCCACtcacacctgtgacactggcttcACACTAACTAATGGTACCTCAGTGAGGACATGTACTGCTGGTGCTTGGGATGGCAGTGAACCAACTTGTACAA CTGTAAACTGTGgagcccctcccactattTCTGACGGCAGTAGGACACTGGCTGGTACAACATTTGGAGagatggccacctacacctgcaCCACTAGTGGGTTCAGTATCTCTGGATCAGCCACCATAACTTGTCAGGCTAATGGGAGCTGGGAACCTGAGCCAGCCTGTACTATGGATC CCATTGATTGTGGGACACCTCCCCCTGTCTCTAATGGCTCTCCTGGAGCACCCTCACCTGACACAATGCTCAATGGAGTggtgacctacacctgtgtcacTGGGTACGAGGTCTCCACTGGAGCCACCACAGCACAGGCTACCTGTGTGGCTAGTGGAGTGTGGGAGACTGTGCCAACTTGTTCAC CTGTGAACTGTGgagcccctcccactattTCTGACGGCAGTAGGTCACTAGCTGGTACAACATTTGGAGagatggccacctacacctgcaCCACTAGTGGGTTCAGTATCTCTGGATCAGCCACCATAACTTGTCAGGCTAATGGGAGCTGGGAACCTGAGCCAGCCTGTACTATGGATC CCATTGATTGTGGGACACCTCCCTCTGTCTCTAATGGCTCTCCTGGAGCACCCTCACCTGACACAATGCTCAATGGAATggtgacctacacctgtgacactgggtacGAGGTCTCCACTGGAGTCACCACAGCAATGGCTACCTGTATGGCTAGTGGAGTGTGGGAGACTGTACCAACTTGTTCAC TTGTTGACTGTGgagcccctcccactattTCTGACGGCAGTAGGACAATAGCTGGTACAACATTTGGAGagatggccacctacacctgcaCCACTAGTGGGTTCAGTATCTCTGGATCAGCCACCATAACTTGTCAGGCTAATGGGAGCTGGGAACCTGAGCCAGCCTGTACTATGGATT CCATTGATTGTGGGACACCTCCCTCTGTCTCTAATGGCTCTCCTGGAGCACCCTCACCTGACACAATGCTCAATGGAATggtgacctacacctgtgacactgggtacGAGGTCTCCACTGGAGTCACCACAGCAATGGCTACCTGTATGGCTAGTGGGACCTGGGGACCTCTACCAACTTGTTCAC GTGTCTCATGTGGTGTCCCTCCTCCTGGTACCAATGCATCTCCTGGAACACCCACCAGCACAGTGTACCAAGGGACAatgacctacacctgtgacactggataccAGGTCTCCAATGGAATCACCACAGCAACGGCTACCTGTGTGGCTAATAGGATGTGGGAGCCTGTACCAACTTGTTCAC CTGTGGATTGTGGGGCACCTCCACCTGTCACCAATGCATCTCCTGGAGCACCAACCAGCACAATTCTCGGAGGGACACTCCTCTACACCTGTGTCAGTGGGTACGAGGTCTCCACTGGAGTCACCACAGCAATGGCTACCTGTATGGCTAGTGGGACCTGGGGATCTCTACCAAATTGCTCAC CTGTGAACTGTGGAGCCCCTTCCACTATTTCTGATGGCAGTAGGTCACTAGCTGGTACAACATTTGGAGagatggccacctacacctgcaCCACTAGTGGGTTCAGTATCTCTGGATCAGCCACCATAACTTGTCAGGCTAATGGGAGCTGGGAACCTGAGCCAGCCTGTACTATGGATC CCATTGATTGTGGGACACCTCCCTCTGTCTCTAATGGCTCTCCTGGAGCACCCTCACCTGACACAATGCTTAATGGAGTggtgacctacacctgtgacactgggtacGAGGTCTCCACTGGAGTCACCACAGCAATGGTTACCTGTATGGCTAGTGGGACCTGGGGACCTCTACCAACTTGTTCAC GTGTCTCATGTGGTGTCCCTCCTCCTGGTACCAATGCATCTCCTGGAACACCCACCAGCACAGTGTACCAAGGGACagtgacctacacctgtgacactggataccAGGTCTCCAATGGAATCACCACAGCAACGGCTACCTGTATGGCTAATAGGATGTGGGAGCCTGTACCAACTTGTTCAC CTGTGGATTGTGGGGCACCTCCACCTGTCACCAATGCATCTCCTGGAGCACCAACCAGCACAATTCTCGGAGGGACACTCCTCTACACCTGTGTCAGTGGGTACGAGGTCTCCACTGGAGTCACCACAGCAATGGCTACCTGTATGGCTAGTGGGACCTGGGGATCTCTACCAAATTGCTCAC CTGTGAACTGTGGAGCCCCTTCCACTATTTCTGATGGCAGTAGGTCACTAGCTGGTACAACATTTGGAGagatggccacctacacctgcaCCACTAGTGGGTTCAGTATCTCTGGATCAGCCACCATAACTTGTCAGGCTAATGGGAGCTGGGAACCTGAGCCAGCCTGTACTATGGATC CCATTGATTGTGGGATACCTCCCTCTGTCTCTAATGGCTCTCCTGGAGCACCCTCACCTGACACAATGCTCAATGGAGTggtgacctacacctgtgtcagTGGGTATGAGGTCTCCACTGGAGTCACCACAGCAATGGTTACCTGTATGGCTAGTGGGACCTGGGGACCTCTACCAACTTGTTCAC GTGTCTCATGTGGTGTCCCTCCTCCTGGTACCAATGCATCTCCTGGAACACCCACCAGCACAGTGTACCAAGGGACAttgacctacacctgtgacactggataccAGGTCTCCAATGGAATCACCACAACAACGGCTACCTGTATGGCTAATAGGATGTGGGAGCCTGTACCAACTTGTTCAC CTGTGGATTGTGGGGCACCTCCACCTGTCACCAATGCATCTCCTGGAGCACCAACCAGCACAATTCTCGGAGGGACACTCCTCTACACCTGTGTCAGTGGGTATGAGGTCTCCACTGGAGTCACCACAGCAATGGCTACCTGTATGGCTAGTGGGACCTGGGGATCTCTACCAAATTGCTCAC CTGTGGATTGTGGTGAAGCTCCCTCTGTCTCTAATGCCTCTCCTGGAGCACCCTCACCTGACACAACTCTTGGAGGGATggtgacctacacctgtacCTCTGGTGTTTTGGTGGGAGGGGCCACTGTGACCTGTGAGGCCAGTGGAGACTGGAGCACTACACCAACCTGCTTAG atGCCCCCCCTCCTGAGGTGTTGACTGGtgtgcctgtgagggaggagCGTTGTGGACAAGTGTCTTCCATCACCTGTACTGCATCTGTCATTGATAACtttgtagccacacccaccttcgTGTGGAGGGGGCCGGGTGAAGACATTGTGGACTCTGACAACATTCTCAACTTGACCTCTATGATGACTGGAGGAGAGTACACTTGTATGGCTTGTGTGAATGTGCCACAAGTCAATATCATCAATCTCTGTACCAACTCAACCATCACCATACAGGACACCA CCCCCCAGCCAGTGAGTGATGTGATGTGTtcctccctctctccctccacTCTGAGTGTGAGCTGGTCCCCTCCAACTAACCCTGTCCTCAGTTATCAGGTGGAGGTCAAAGAATACAGTAAAGTGGCTGTAGGGAACATAGTCAGTCTCTCCACTCCATTTGACAGTGAGAACGTTATCACCACGACCACTGTGGAGGGTCTAG TTCCCTCTACCCGGTACCTGGTCAGTGTTGAGGCAGTGAGTGGTGTCGGCTGTAGTGCTGTCACTGAGATAGACTGCTACACTGAGCAAACACAACCCCCAGTGATTACCGGGGTAACTGCAGACAGGCTTAATGGGACTTCCATGAATGTCAGCTGGACTTCACTCAACAAAGCTCAGTCCAATGGCTTCATTCAGAGTTACATAGTGACATACTCTGTTGCCACGGCAACACCCAATCGTAAGAGACAAGGCCCTCAACAAGTGACGGTATCCAGTGACAAGAGCAGCACTATCATTGGAGGACTGGACCCGGGGTCAGAGTACAGTGTTGGTGTGAGCGCTAGTGGAGCAGGGGGAACTTCAGATT CCTCTCCTCTGATGGTGTCCCCCACCATCTCCCCCATAACCTCTGTGTTGTTCCAGCTCAGGCTTACCAACATCCCCAGCTGTCCTGACTGGGTG GACCAGAATGGGAGGATAGAAGCTGTCACTGAAGCACTGGTGTCTGAGATCCAGGGTGTTTGTCAGTGTTCCTTTGCTCTTAGTGATATCCAAGAGCCATCCTTCCAATGCTTCCCAGAGTCAAACCAAGCTGTAACGTTCCGTGCCATCACTACCTCCACCTTCATTGGTGACATATCACGCTGGATTGCTGACGATGGTTTACTGAGAGTACAGAGGGTTTTTATACGAGTGGATAAAACATGTCAGGTGGAGATATCGAGCTTTGAGGACACCGAGTGTAACACTATACCTGTGGGTAGTGAGTCATCAGCTGCAGTGATTGGTGGAGTGGTGGGAGGAGTGGTCATTGTCCTTATCATTGCTGTTACCATTACAGTCATAGTGATTGCTGTGCTGGTGTTTAAGAGCAGGAGAGAGAAACTGACTGTCCACAGAACAACAAA ACGTGCTCTACCCCCCGTGTCCCtaaagggtgtggtcagtacTGGTGAGATAAAACCATACGAGATAATAGAAATGGGTGATCATGAATATGAGGAAGTATCCAAGTTCCAGAAACCAAGTGGTGGAGAGTATGAGATGGTGGGAGGCCCATCAGCTGGCTATGAGAACAGGGCTGCTATAATGGCCACCAAACAAATATCACCGCCCcctccgccccctccacaACCCTCACAACCCTCACAACAGGAGACAGTGGATGCTGGGGGTGACTTTGAGGTCACTGAGTGCATTGCCTACAGCACGACCACCCAtggcccccctccccccagcacTACCAGTGGAGACCCACTGTATGCTAACTGA